A genomic window from Elaeis guineensis isolate ETL-2024a chromosome 3, EG11, whole genome shotgun sequence includes:
- the LOC105040188 gene encoding RNA-binding protein involved in heterochromatin assembly dri1 — translation MNRKPGDWNCRSCQHLNFSRRDSCQRCGEPRSSSDCSDYASFGGGRGGSSFGFSSGSDVRPGDWYCSCGAHNFASRSSCFKCGAFKDDSAVSGGFEGADVPRSRGFGFGGGGGRAGWKSGDWICTRSGCNEHNFASRMECFRCNAPRESGTEV, via the exons ATGAACAGGAAGCCCGGAGATTGGAACTGCAGGTCCTGCCAGCACCTCAACTTCAGCCGCCGCGATTCATGCCAGCGGTGTGGCGAGCCAAGGTCGAGCAGCGACTGCTCGGATTATGCGAGCTTCGGCGGTGGCCGCGGGGGCTCCTCCTTTGGCTTCAGTAGTGGATCCGATGTCCGCCCCGGCGACTGGTACTGCTCCTGCGGCGCCCACAACTTTGCCAGCCGTTCCAGCTGCTTCAAGTGCGGTGCTTTCAAGGACGACTCCGCCGTCAGCGGTGGTTTCGAGGGCGCGGATGTGCCGCGCTCGCGGGGGTTCGGCTttggcggcggcggcggtcgtGCCGGCTGGAAGTCTGGGGACTGGATTTGCACCAG GTCCGGCTGCAACGAGCACAACTTTGCGAGCAGGATGGAATGCTTTCGGTGCAATGCACCTCGGGAGTCCG GAACCGAAGTCTAA